One stretch of Podospora bellae-mahoneyi strain CBS 112042 chromosome 2, whole genome shotgun sequence DNA includes these proteins:
- the MET12 gene encoding methylenetetrahydrofolate reductase 1 (EggNog:ENOG503NVAK; COG:E) encodes MGEFLPSLELPVEAGKNHAMDKITDKIAALPAETNYCSLEFFPPKTAMGFSNLRDRLDRMARALRPLFVNVTWGAGGSTATKSLELAEICQRELGLTTCLHLTCTNMSRKLIDKTLEDAKALGIRNILALRGDPPRRAEYRDSNEPQTDDDEEEEFHWAVDLVRYIRKTHGDYFCIGVAAYPEGHADESHPLGQSLEHDLPYLVEKVQAGADFLMTQLFFDIAAYDHFEKTLREHPSGAFKDIVIIPGLMPIQSYQMIKRTTKLSHAKIPDALMDRLEAVRGDDERVKEVGVDIVSELVEQIKEIKGRTAEGPKGFHFYTLNLEKAVSFIVERTGLIPPETPEEEELQSAVRHNPLPDIRLLRINGSVPDDGRRKGSIGSDPRDRVIVQGRSTSYPDWEATAQEASIPAEPINSRANTLAISEGEGVLGREATWDDFPNGRWGDARSPAYGQIDGYGVSLHVTVAQALRIWGTPRTTEDINNVFIRHLKGELTTIPWSEEGFSPETDKIRDQLIKLNSKGWWSLASQPAVNGLRSSDPTFGWGPANGFVFQKAFVEFFIPSADWKVLEQKLRHPDLKDDVCFYAINAAGDFVSSDAAGSLEAEGEKEASTNAVTWGVFPGKEIVTPTIIEEVSFRAWSEEAFGIWGEWAKIYGKGSESEKLLEKIRGDSWLVNIIHHDFIDSDAIWKVLLN; translated from the coding sequence ATGGGTGAATTTCTTCCCAGTTTGGAATTGCCTGTAGAGGCTGGCAAGAACCACGCCATGGACAAAATCACAGACAAGATTGCGGCTTTGCCCGCCGAGACGAACTACTGCTCCCTCGAATTCTTCCCGCCCAAGACGGCCATGGGTTTCTCCAACCTCCGTGACCGGCTCGATCGGATGGCGAGGGCCCTGCGACCACTCTTTGTCAACGTTACCTGGGGCGCCGGCGGTTCTACAGCAACCAAGTCCCTCGAGCTCGCCGAGATCTGCCAGCGGGAGCTGGGCCTGACAACATGTCTGCATCTTACCTGCACCAACATGAGCCGGAAGCTGATAGATAAGACATTGGAGGACGCAAAGGCTTTGGGTATTCGCAATATCCTCGCCCTCAGGGGCGACCCGCCAAGAAGAGCCGAGTACCGTGATAGCAACGAGCCACAGaccgacgatgacgaagaggaagagttcCATTGGGCCGTCGACCTTGTTCGTTATATCCGCAAGACTCACGGCGATTACTTCTGCATTGGTGTTGCCGCCTATCCGGAAGGCCATGCCGATGAAAGCCATCCCCTCGGCCAGAGCCTGGAGCATGACCTTCCTTATCTCGTCGAGAAGGTGCAGGCCGGAGCCGATTTTCTCATGACACAGTTGTTTTTCGACATTGCAGCGTACGATCATTTCGAGAAGACTCTTCGGGAGCATCCAAGCGGTGCATTCAAGGATATCGTGATTATCCCTGGTCTTATGCCTATCCAGAGTTATCAAATGATCAAAAGGACGACAAAGCTCAGCCACGCCAAGATACCCGATGCGCTCATGGACCGTCTGGAGGCTGTCAGGGGTGACGATGAAAGAGTcaaggaggtgggggtggatATTGTCAGCGAACTGGTGGAGCagatcaaggagatcaagggCAGGACGGCCGAGGGTCCCAAGGGCTTTCACTTTTACACGCTCAACCTGGAAAAAGCAGTATCGTTCATTGTCGAAAGAACAGGGTTGATCCCTCCCGAAACtccagaggaggaagagcttcAGTCCGCTGTGAGACACAACCCTCTACCGGACATTCGACTTCTTCGCATCAACGGATCCGTCCCCGATGATGGAAGACGAAAGGGCTCGATTGGCTCTGATCCCAGGGATCGGGTTATTGTCCAGGGTCGATCCACATCCTATCCCGACTGGGAAGCGACAGCACAGGAGGCTAGCATTCCGGCAGAACCCATCAATTCCCGCGCTAACACACTGGCTATTTCAGAGGGCGAAGGCGTACTAGGCCGTGAAGCCACGTGGGATGACTTCCCCAACGGCAGATGGGGCGATGCTCGGTCTCCCGCCTACGGTCAAATCGACGGCTACGGTGTAAGCCTGCACGTTACGGTGGCCCAGGCACTTCGGATCTGGGGCACTCCAAGGACGACCGAGGACATCAACAACGTCTTTATCCGCCATCTCAAGGGCGAGCTCACAACCATTCCGTGGAGCGAAGAAGGATTCAGCCCGGAAACCGACAAGATTCGCGAccagctcatcaagctcaaCTCCAAGGGCTGGTGGTCGTTGGCCTCGCAGCCGGCGGTTAACGGCCTTCGGTCCAGTGATCCCACCTTTGGATGGGGACCGGCAAACGGGTTCGTCTTTCAAAAGGCATTTGTCGAGTTCTTCATTCCGTCGGCGGACTGGAAGGTGCTCGAGCAAAAACTTAGGCACCCAGACTTGAAGGACGATGTATGTTTCTATGCCATCAACGCCGCCGGCGACTTTGTCAGCTCGGATGCCGCTGGCTCGTTGGAggcagagggggagaaggaggccagCACCAATGCCGTGACGTGGGGTGTTTTCCCCGGCAAGGAGATTGTCACGCCCACGATTATTGAAGAAGTCAGTTTCCGGGCCTGGAGCGAGGAGGCGTTTGGGATCTGGGGAGAATGGGCCAAGATTTATGGGAAGGGGTCGGAGAGTGAAAAGCTGCTTGAAAAGATTAGGGGTGATTCATGGTTGGTGAACATTATTCACCATGACTTCATCGATAGCGATGCCATTTGGAAGGTGCTGCTGAACTAG
- a CDS encoding hypothetical protein (COG:G; CAZy:GH18; EggNog:ENOG503NUDK) codes for MAPPRHHHRRSQVNDPRGKVHKHTWSLSWFHYIASHLIQLPPCNLIAFKMAPIPPPHLPRVITYYQTHHTPSGDPISVLPLLQHSPVHLTHLILAAIHINEDPNALTLNDHHPSHPRFQTLWAELRILQASGIKVLGMLGGAAKGSFTRLDYPSSTPDFEKYYAPLAALIKEQSLDGLDLDVEEEMTLGGIIHLIDRLRSDFGPDFIITLAPVAAALLNHQHNLSGFDYEALEVMRGREISWYNTQFYCGWGDCSNPVMYEMLLVKGWDPEKIVVGLVTNPENGGGFVPFEVLGNVIPLLAGRHPRFGGVMGWEYFNSLPGGRERPWEWAELMGGYLRGRRSVDDQGLKQAEEDVKRLREKAEQEGKRGAAADSDGEDGNEVQVPVPKDFEYHSDGLLEDEDSSQLP; via the coding sequence ATGgcccctccccgccatcaccaccggaGATCACAGGTCAACGATCCACGCGGAAAGGTTCACAAACATACCTGGTCACTCTCCTGGTTTCATTACATCGCTTCTCATCTCATTCAGCTTCCTCCCTGCAATCTAATTGCCTTCAAAATGGCACCGATACCCCCACCACACCTCCCTCGTGTCATCACTTACTATCAAACTCACCACACGCCATCCGGCGACCCCATTTCTGTCCTCCCTTTGCTTCAACACTCCCCAGTCCATCTCactcacctcatcctcgccgcgATTCACATCAACGAGGACCCCAACGCCCTCACCCTaaacgaccaccacccctcccacccccgctTCCAAACCCTATGGGCCGAGCTCCGCATCCTCCAAGCCTCCGGCATCAAAGTCCTAGGCATGCTAGGCGGAGCAGCCAAAGGCTCCTTCACCCGCCTCGactacccctcctccacccccgacTTTGAAAAATACTACGCCCCTCTAGCCGCCCTCATCAAGGAGCAATCCCTCGACGGCCTGGACCTAGACGTAGAAGAGGAAATGACCCTAGGCGGTATCATCCACCTCATCGATCGTCTCCGCTCCGACTTCGGCCCAGACTTTATCATCACTCTCGCCCCCGTGGCAGCAGCATTGCTAAACCATCAACACAACCTCAGCGGATTCGACTACGAAGCGTTGGAGGTCATGAGGGGCAGGGAGATAAGCTGGTACAACACGCAGTTCTACTGCGGGTGGGGTGACTGCTCCAACCCGGTCATGTACGAGATGCTGCTCGTCAAGGGGTGGGACCCGGAGAAGATTGTGGTTGGGCTGGTGACCAACCCGGAAAACGGGGGTGGGTTCGTCCCCTTTGAGGTGTTGGGAAACGTGATACCTCTGCTGGCGGGGCGGCACCCGAGGTTTGGTGGGGTCATGGGGTGGGAGTACTTCAACAGTTTACCGGGCGGCAGGGAGAGGCCTTGGGAGTGGGCGGAGCTGATGGGGGGTTACCTGAGGGGTAGGAGGAGCGTGGACGATCAGGGCCTGaagcaggccgaggaggatgtcaagcgactgagggagaaggcggaaCAGGAGGGGAAACGAGGAGCGGCGGCGGATTCGGATGGTGAGGACGGGAACGAGGTTCAGGTTCCGGTGCCGAAAGATTTCGAGTATCACTCGGATGGGCTattggaggacgaggattCATCACAGCTACCATGA
- a CDS encoding hypothetical protein (EggNog:ENOG503PPQ7), with the protein MPTNQNASYSVGLAMSPPPPSDLGSYARSMHQHTKRQMDSISQASTSPERRSPSQSNDRSSGTNSMPNGVSNQRRNPGDYNYQ; encoded by the coding sequence ATGCCCACCAACCAAAACGCCTCTTACTCCGTCGGCCTCGCCAtgtcccccccaccacccagcGACCTCGGCAGCTACGCCCGCTCCATGCACCAACACACCAAGCGCCAGATGGACTCCATCTCCCaggcctccacctcccccgagaGGCGCTCCCCAAGCCAGAGCAACGACCGCTCCTCGGGCACAAACAGCATGCCCAACGGCGTATCGAACCAGAGGAGAAACCCAGGCGATTACAACTACCAGTAA
- the cwf16 gene encoding Pre-mRNA-splicing factor cwf16 (EggNog:ENOG503NV3K; BUSCO:EOG092655M5; COG:S), which produces MSERKVLSKYYPPDFDPSLVGRTRKPKSAANTPKVQVVRLMAPFSMRCTACGEYMYRGRKFNARKETRPDEKYLSIQIYRFYIRCTRCSAEIVFKTDPKNQDYTVEQGAKRNTDPWKRGLDDGDNGDGEDETDEQRLDRLEREMEEAAGEEEKNAMAELEQKTEDAKREMAVADALDEIRSRNARLEKAKSEGVDLLEGLVSKETEEEKERRRQEEEDAEAARRAFQFARRQEMLEEIVEEPEEEEKGVDGSNGRPSLSLTEGVKPATTAAVTTAGTDTTDMPPPSFKRVVKRKKDHAALLGIKKKKVA; this is translated from the coding sequence atgtCCGAACGCAAAGTCCTCTCCAAATACTACCCCCCCGACTTCGACCCCTCCCTCGTAGGGCGAACCCGCAAGCCCAAATCCGcggccaacacccccaaggtCCAAGTCGTGCGCCTGATGGCCCCGTTCAGCATGCGCTGCACCGCCTGCGGGGAGTACATGTACCGCGGCCGCAAATTCAACGCGCGCAAAGAAACCCGACCAGACGAAAAATACTTGTCTATACAGATTTACCGGTTTTACATCCGGTGCACGAGGTGTTCGGCGGAGATTGTGTTCAAGACTGATCCCAAGAATCAGGATTATACTGTTGAGCAGGGGGCCAAGAGGAACACGGATCCgtggaagagggggttggatgatggggacaatggggatggggaagatgagACGGATGAGCAGAGGTTGGATCGGTTGGAACGGGaaatggaggaggcggcgggggaggaggagaagaatgCTATGGCGGAGTTGGAGCAGAAAACGGAGGATgcgaagagggagatggcggtggcggacGCGTTGGATGAGATTAGGAGTCGGAATgcgaggttggagaaggcgaagagtgagggggtggatttgttggaggggttggtgagtaaggagacggaggaggaaaaagagaggaggaggcaggaggaggaggatgctgaggcggcgaggagggcgttTCAGTTTGCGAGGAGGCaggagatgttggaggagattgtggaggagccggaagaggaggagaagggggtggatgggagtAATGGGAGGCCAAGCTTGTCGTTGACTGAGGGGGTTAAACCTGCGACGACGGCAGCTGTGACGACAGCGGGGACCGATACGACGGATATGCCACCGCCGAGTTTTAAGAGGGTGGTTAAGAGGAAAAAGGACCACGCCGCGCTATTAgggatcaagaagaagaaggtggctTGA